Proteins encoded in a region of the Nicotiana tomentosiformis chromosome 9, ASM39032v3, whole genome shotgun sequence genome:
- the LOC138898907 gene encoding uncharacterized protein — MPVYMSIPVSDSIMVDRVYRSSVVTIGGYETRVDSLLLSMVDFDVILGMYWLSSYHPILDCHAKTVTLAMPRLSRLEWRGSLDHVTSGAISYLKTQQMIEKGCLAYLAFVRDISDYAHTFELVPVVREFPDVFPVDLSRMPSDRDNDFGIDLVSGTHPISFPPYRMAPVELTELKEQL, encoded by the coding sequence ATGCCTGTTTATATGTCTATACCGGTaagtgattctattatggtggaccgtgtatatcgatcttctgtggtgaccattgggggttatgagactagagttgattcATTactactcagcatggtagattttgatgtgattttgggcatgtATTGGTTGTCATCATATCAccctattcttgattgtcacgctaagaccgtgacattggctatgccacgGTTGtcgaggttggagtggagaggctcCCTGGATCATGTTACAAGTGGAGCgatttcatatttgaagactCAACAGatgattgagaaggggtgtttggcctATCTAGCCTTCGTGAGAGATATTAGTGATTATGCTCATACttttgagttagttccagtagtgagggagttcccagatgtgtttcctgtagacttgTCGCGCATGCCATCCGACAGGGataatgattttggtattgacttggtgtcaggcactcatcccatctcttttccaccgtaccgcatggcaCCGGTAGAGTtgacggagttgaaggaacaattataa